The Papilio machaon chromosome 15, ilPapMach1.1, whole genome shotgun sequence region TTAACCAACCAGTATGAACAACTTTAGTTAAGAAAGTGAGTtccttaaataattattcatcaAAAAACTTGACTTTTAGAATTTATGGCATTTTCAGGCTAAGGCAAAATTTcagattgtattatttaataatttattaaacataatgttGCAGAAAGATATGACTGCTGAAGAAGCATCCTTTGTCTTGAATCATGCTCCATTGCCTGTACAGCAAAGCACTCAAGTTAACATCACAGCAGACAACTTAccgtaagtattttttttttattgtagaaGGCAAAACAAGCAAATGGCCATTAACAGTGCTAAAATACAGAAGCTGTCCATAGATATGCAATAACTTAAAAGGAAACATGTTGGACACAGGCGAGGATGTtcagagaaaaatatattacttttccTAAATATCCTCTCCCCTACCGAATACACACTTTACTCTATatgagaaaaacattttaagttatttaacgtattcaaagtttaaagataaaaaatgcattttcagGGAAAATACTACAAATATGTCTGTGGGAGGGTATTTCCAAGACAGATGtcctgaatttaaaaatattttccaaatgACTGATAGTCCTATCAGATCTGTGAGACCTAGTATTAGTGAAGGTAAGTGTTTTTTCTAACTATGtactatgaaaataaaaattttttttagtttcagagaaactttttgtttacaatatgATAGATATGAATAGATGTCTGTTATCATAGAACTCCAGAACGATGGaatggatctagatgaaatttgaaatatggATAGATTACAGTCTAGAATAGTGCAttgactatgttttttttttaatagtgttACACAAATTGTAATCTTATAATTTTCAGTTTCTCTGTCAACTCCATTGAACTCAATTAGCAATGAAAGTAAGAAGACATATGTTGTTGATCAATCTTTGGATTGTATACCAGTGAGGCAATCCCGAGCCGCTAATAATGATgcagttaaaattaaagaatccACATTCAGTATGGCTCGGAACTTTACAGTTCCAGAAATATCCGACAGCAGTTGTAGTACTGATATGTCTCCGgctaaaaatgatttatttaaagtaccaATGAGTAAAGTTTACGATCAAGAAGAATCATCTAATATAAAACAGAATTTACTACAGAAAAGACTTCTGCAGTCTCTAAATGTTGAACagtttttgaaaaaatcttcGCCATTTCAAATACCTACCGAAGAATCTGGCGTTTCTgttgataatgataatgaaaattCTTTGAGTATTTCTAAAATTGCAGACTACTTAGGTATGTGTACTTGATTtgttttaatcaatatttaatttaggttaaattttagtttagataaatggcatattaaaaagtgtacatttttttggatttttcatacaaatttttaatgtaacaatttaatgtacataaaaatattttcttttcaggAAAGCAATCAAATGTAAGCATAACCGGTATGATGCAATTAACTAATCAAAAACAGGCTTATAAAAAGGAACCACTATCAGAATTGCATATGAATCTTCAAAATAATACGAGAGCTAACGACAGAATGTCTGTGACCAATTTAAAAGGTACAGAAATTACTAGTTCCACAGGTAAAATGAGTATAGTTACATCTCTGGAGTCATTGAAgataagagaaaagaaaactGTACCCACAGTTGTGGTAACTccttctttaaataaaactgaatgCAGTGACACGGATAGTAGGAAAAGAATTTCAAGATCTAAATCCCCATCAAGCAAGAGTCCATCCACATTAAGCACTGTACAAGAAAATCATAACAGTTTCAAATCTAATGACAGTCCACTGCAAAAAAGTAAaggtaattataaaacaaatttgatTTTGTAGAATTTCATTGGATAGTAAATGTACTTGTAGTTAATTCTTATCTaatttttctacttttattatgacttctatttttttgtggtgttgtttttcttaatgtatttattacctTCAAGTAATATTATATCTCAAAAAGAATTACGAAAGCCGAATGGTTAGGTGTTTAAGAATTCGAAGATACGAAATTTTCAGATATTAAGctgttaaatttttcatttacctATTAGCAAGAATATAtagacaactttacaggagaggctctcaaagttccAACCATGTAGGAAGAGATGCCGCATAGGCCCTTttacttaaacaaaaaaacatgtttaccgaataaatgtgtatttgtgtttagtgcatgttaaataaactaagacgtagcttttaacataaaaaagtaaaaatcatcaatttgttactttggcacttatacataggacccatcaatatataaaattacatgaaGTTTATTGcctatttcttaaaaaaaaaatattgtttcaacACCATTCGGTTCTCGTGCGCATTAAtatgtagtaaatattttcaggCGAGGCTAATTTGTCGCACGTAGCTTCTCCAAACGTACAATATAAAGAGTTAGATAATTCAGTAGATTGGCGCGAGGTTTTGCAACACAAAAGTAGAATGCGAGACCGCTTAGTTAAAGGTTTGTGGGCGACGCTTTACACTGCTAGTATTAATCAAGTGCTTTGCTTCACTATCATTTAATACACAttctaatgttataattaattttctttaaagcaattaaaataatataagggTTTTTAATCTCTATAAGCTGTTTGAATAATGGAATTTGATGCAAAATGTTGTTTAGTCAAtgcaatagaaattttaactGTTTCAATTTGTTTCAGAACAATGGGTAGAGATTAGAGCTACAGCTGTAAAAGGTTACGTgggtaagttttaaaatgcacacacatttcacaaaaattatagtagttttcagatatcttggtAAGTCTTAAGTTCTCACGAGTCACTGCGCAGAACACATTGTCAGGTGTAACGGGGGATGAGGGGGAAGGACACCGCGCAGATGGCATTGGGCAGCctcgatattaaaaaaaacttatatttaatcCCATAActgtcgtattttttttttcatgctAATCGAAAggaatgaaatatatttttgtactagTATTTTGGCAGTTATAAACtacataaactttattttatttcaggtaCAAGCAGCGACGCCACAATAACCATCACCACACTCACAGACAGTTGGCtgacaataaaattacatttcgttGATTTACCAAACAATGGGAAAGATTTGACTATTGAACTGCCTCGGCAGCCATTATTACTGTCTCCAGGGAAGACTGAACAActcaaattatatataacatcTAATGTAGAAATTAATACGACTTTACCATTCAAAGTGTGCCTTCGAGATTCATCTGTTGATGCAGATATAGAGCAAATGGGAAAATTAGATGTTGATTTCAAAATGCCAACAATTCAAGCAATATCCGGTGATGGGAtgaacaaagttatttttccCACGGTACAAGAAAACTGTAGTGCAACAAAATTCTTTATCATTATAAGCGATTGTCCCGTAGACTTACAATTAGATTTGTCGattattgaaaacaatgaTGTGTTCACTATAAAGAACGTTCAAGAAATTCGTAAGAGTGAAGTAAATAAAGTCTTGATGGAGCGTGATATTGAAGAAGATAAGACGGGAAAGTCAAAgggaaaacatttaaataaacagttgTGTAGACTAACGAGTGGTAATGCAATTAAAGTCTCCGTCGTGTTTACTGCGCCTAAACTCACTGGAATGGTTTGCAGTaagtattgtaatataataattaatttattattatatatttaaaacttattatcaCATAAAAGTTGTCATAATCTTACTTTTGCATATCTTTTAGATGAAAGTTTGACCAAATTCAAAGGTGCATTGAATATAAACTTGATTGGAATTAAAGATGTATTGAATAAAGTGGATTTGTATGGAGATGTGGGCTCGGCCAAGTTGCAAGTTGACATACCGCCCCATAAACTACATATATCTAATGgtaattatttacaacataatataaataataacactatgcatttcaaataaaactttactcTTTAATGACCGCGGTCTgtcaaaaatctatatatataaaagaaagtcgtgttagtttcactatttataactcaagatcggtcgaaggTAGCTAAGAACTAGgggacggacataggaacttttttatcttgtgtgcattttttttattccgcgcggacgaagtcgcgggtaaaagctagtggttaaataaatgtagattTTAATATGGACATTACAATATGGAGCAGATTAATGcacattattatttgaaacataCTGTATTtagacattaatatttttcctgtTTTAGAACCTAAAACTATAATGTTGAGAAATTCTGGAAGCATGGCAGGAACATGGTTTATcagaattaaacataaatcacTAAATGACTATAATGTACCATTCCAAACATCGTTACAAAGAGTTGAGGTACGTCCGGGAGCAGAAAAAGAATTAACTATCACATACAAAGGATCACAAGATGAGTTTGTTGAAGGGtacgttaataatatttaatactattaattcttcatattgttttatttttaaatatttttttttgttaaaatttttaaaatatgataaaccTTTTTTGTTATTGCTTGATTTATGACAAAGTCTGATGgtaaaatttttttgaaattattcttCTCTTAACACATTATCGTACCGTAGGGTGAGTTGGTGGCAGTGAATGTGATAAAAGCCAATGCCtaatgaacaaaattaaattttatttgattttcagAACACTATATTTCGAGGAAGCCCACACTGGAAACAAAATGAATATAGACTTAACAGGTGGTTCAGATAAACCGAAAGTTTTTCCCATAAAAACGACTTACCGCACTATGTCATGGGTCCGTACTGGTAGGAAGGAGCTTAATTTGAGGAAttcaacaaacaaaaagattCAGTTACGATGTCATATAATTGGCGAGGGGTTTACAATTGATCTGCCGGGTGTGGAGTCCAGAGGAACTTATTGTTTGTCGTTTGGACCGAACGAGTCCCGTTCCCTGCCTGTGCTATTTGCACCTAGTTCCCCTGCCCCGCACGCAGCAGCCTTGCATCTTGTTTACGATAAAAGTTGCGACTTCTCCAGAAAGGTAAGTtgtatatttactattatgttagtaaactatgtattttgtttattttttataactctaTTATCTAAtgtttaactatattttttttgttacttagaCACAGATagaaaattagtaatttatgCAATCTATTACCAATATGtcggcgtatccgccaaagtcaaatgactgcttgactttttcagccaagcgaagcgtcactgtcgatggttgtgagggcggccattgaacagtgttgttcgagacggcgcccgcgcaccacgcttgcgacgaatcgcttagcatctaattaacaaattaaatctaccgcttaattaagttgatgtcgcgttggttagacactacagtgttcattccactgtgtatttttggttacttaacccttattaaacaactgtgATTGCAACAAGGCTCGTGATCTGTtcacgcccacctgccgacatacccacttttatactcgcacaagatgatttctgatgaaggccctcctgccccttcatcagaagtgggataggccTTTCAGCCCACTATCTGCTTtccaaattactttttaagagggtgaaaaaaacaaacggcCGTTAATCAAATCTCttgcgtttttaattaaaatttgctcgGGATGCGTAACCGGTTTAGATCGCGTAGCAGGTCGGAAGGTACTCCACCTCTGCGAACAAACGAGTCTCGCAAGAGGAGGCGTTGTGCCGATCGTAATAGGGATACGTCTACATCTAGTGATAGTGATAGTGAACGATCTTCGGTGCATAGTCGAAAACGTTAtccgagtcagagccatttatgttggatgacttgtcctggatgccttgcagattgtagtaagacgaatattgtcgtccgagtcagagccatttatgttggatgacttgtcctggatgccttgcagattgtggtaagacgaatattgtcgtccgagtcagagccatttatgttggatgacttgttctggatgccttgcagattgtggtaagacgaatattgtcgtccgagtcagagccatttatgttggatgacttgttctggatgccttgcagattgtggtaagacgaatattgtcgtccgagtcagagccatttatgttggatgacttgttctggatgccttgcagattgtgttaagacgaatattgtcgtccgagtcagagccatttatgttggatgacttgttctggatgccttgcagattgtgttaagacgaatattgtcgtccggGTCACATCCACTAAAGGTTTGACCTGTCCAATAGTACCGATTGTGAACAGTTAACCTACATGCTGTTGAGTGACAAGGCGGTGTCATCTGACTTAATTGTTACGAGACGCTCGCCTTAAGTCTTAAGTATCATATGAGGATTGTAATGAGTAGTCCGTCAGGATGCCGAACGGAATAGGCACAACTGCAGTTCATTGTTTCAGAGAATCGCCCGAGGACGGTCGAATGTCAGTCCGGCCGTGtcggcgtatccgccaaagtcaaatgactgcttgactttttcagccaagcgaagcgtcactgtcgatggttgtgagggcggccattgaacagtgttgttcgagacggcgcccgcgcaccacgcttgcgacgaatcgcttagcatctaattaacaaattaaatctaccgcttaattaagttgatgtcgcgttggttagacactacagtgttcattccactgtgtatttttggttacttaacccttattaaacaactgtgATTGCAACAAGGCTCGTGATCTGTtcacgcccacctgccgacatacccacttttatactcgcacaagatgatttctgatgaaggccctcctgccccttcaAATATGATAACTAAactgttattttgtatttttagaaatttacaaacaaacatttacattaccttttatgcaataaaatttcataataagcaaatgttaaaacaagtttaaaCCTTTCACTCTCAAGAGAAATATATTTCCCTTCTACAAAATTCGTTATCAAttgttcaattattatttaatcaatatattttttactgaatgtcaaaataaaatgtatgtccAAAACAGCAAATGTGTTTCTGAAAGAATAAAGAACTGTGCTAAGCTATTGTAGCTAATAATATTGTGTTGTATTGACATATTTAGTCTTAGAAATCTTATGGTCCTGTAagagttaaatataatgttacagGTGCAACTGTTTGGTGTGTGCAGCGGGTCATGTGTGCGCTGGAGTGGGCTGGTGACGTATGGAGACACTGCCCTGGTGCGGGCTGTGGCCAGGCAGCCTCTCTCACTGCCACTCTACAACAAGTACAACGTGCCAGCCTTCATCTGCGCACACCTTAGGTTCAACTGTGAGTGTTGCAAATGCACACTGAAGGAAAAAATGTGCACATTGGAGCTctataattaaagttataaattcttTTGTAGTCTGGAAGACGAGTGGCTTATTGACAGATTTATTCTCAACATCCTACTTCTAATAATTAATcaagtaatttaaatgacGCGATTTGTCTTAAgcaggttttacatattttctgttttaactAACTCACCGGGCCACATGTATTTGTAGCACAAAATGTCGTTACAAtgatatcatcatcagctcactataagtccccacTATAAGGGccggccaagtgcgggttggttgacttcacacatatcattgaatttcttctcagatatgtgcagcatcacgatgtttttcttcacagTAAGGACAATAaaagtacatatgtaaatcgagaatcgaaaaacacattggtacatggcgagatttaaacccaggacctgcagattgcaagtcaagtgtttaacccctgagccatcgacgctcTCTTACAATGATATGCGATTCTTAAATAGAAGATGAATGTGAGAGTTGTATGTATTACAGTGCAGTACCGGTGTTGCGAGGAGAGCGCAGTGGTGGAAggtgcgcagtgtgtggtggGTGCGCGGAGACGACACACGCTGCAGCTGCGCGTGGACTGGGCGCGTGTGGAGCGCCGCGCCCGCACTCAGCCCGCGGCCGCACTCGCCGCGCTCACAGTGCTCGCCGGACCAGAGATCACACGACGCAGGATACTCAGGTTAATTTTTCTTGATTTTATGTAACGTTGTCTCGTGTATTTTGCAATGGGGagaaaaattgatttttgcTCATTATAAATGTCAACATGATAAATATAACAGATATACATAAAATGCTTTATATACAAAGTACTCTGATGACAACAAAATGGCTTCTTTTCCAGCTGTATATGCATTCCAGCTTcggagttattttttaatgccggCACAGTTAATAaggaataaagttttaattttcagtAATAATCGCAAGAATGACGTATAAAAACTTTGACAGATGATACCGGACTTTTGACGCTGGCGCCATCTTCTTTCAGTTTTTCTCCTCATTACTTATTATGCCGCAATTTGTACTTTGTTACTAACCTTAACATTACATTACAACAATTCCTCTATATTAGGATCACTTTGCAATAGAAAGATCTTGGAAAGCAGCAGAAAAACAGACTAAGTAGATTTTTGCccttatttacattaaaagttttttatttccagaATAATCAGAAACAAAACAACGGGTGAGCTGGATACCAGCTTGCTGCCGGCGCACCTCAGAGTGCTGGCACAAGATATCGAGGGTCAGGAGATCGTCTCTGATGAGGCATTGAAAGACTTTGAGGAAACAATTGTAAGTTTTATCTAagggcctgggttcgaatcccgccatgtaccaatgtgtttttcgattttcgatttacatatgtacatttatccgactttcttacggtgaaggaaaacatcgtgatgcaatctgcacatatctgagaagaaattcaattatatatgtgaagtcaacccgcactgggccagggtggttgactatggcctagtcacccctaacttagggtagactccgagccccttAGTGCGGATGTATAGTGGGCTGAGGATAATAGCTGATATCTTATAAAGCATTTTATTTCAGTCATCATTGAACGAGCTGATCGAGAGTCTGCAAGAGCTGAGCGCGCAGATAGACTTGCCGCAGGACTTCGCGGACGAGCACACCATCCTCATCAGTGATGACACTGTACTTGATCACCACACACTCTGCGACTGAACTGCAATCATCATTTTACTACCgccttgttttaaaaactatcaAGAACGCTCAGTCttctttttaaactataaaggAGCCGTTTTCTTAAGTATCAACTTGTagtttcttttgtaaaatataaagaactcGCAGTTTTCTTTTAGATGTCAAGAAATgcagtttctttttatttcacattttttattacttaatattagttaattcatagtttatattttgtccTGTAGcagtatttttacaaattttttattgatgttttaagaaaattgtgCTCAATGGTAGCTTGATAAAGGAACTGAATATGGTTACAAGTGTACTGGTTTGATAGAGTTACTGTTAATATAGTGTTACAGTCGGTTTCCACTGCAATAACACATAAAGTATCAGTTTTTCGTTGAGAATAAGAGGGATTATGACGGCAcatgttgtatttttgtacatcTGGGCCATTTCGCCAGTGGAAACCCAAAGTTATCTTAAAATGAGTTCtgagggcctagcacgaatatttagaacgttttcgtaacgttatcgacaaaatttttGCAGCGCACAGAGTTTGTATACTTAATGTCCGaagtacaccaaaaaaatcttatacaaATTTGGACATTTTGTCGTTGACGTTACGAAGTCGTGTCGCAATTATTCGTACTACGCCTTCAGAAACTTAAATTATACGgacataattttacattactgAAATACATTCCATTTTATCCAATGAATTAATTTGTAGttaaatgatattaatttaatttcaagtaCAAAGTGTCAAAATAATGACGCATTATGTTATCGTTTCTTTAAGATGAACAGTTATTACTaaacaaattaactattttgttTGTGGTTTAAAGAAGTACTTTTAAGGCGTGGTACTTATATTTTGTCTAACAGTAGTTTTCTAGTTTGTACGTCAGTTTGTGTTTACACTGAGTTAGCCAACATGTATAGCAACTTTAAAATTGggcaaaaaatttaaaaaaagtatgtattTCGTCAAAATACCATTAGAATCTCACACGTGAAAGGAAATATGAAaagtaattgatattttttgaacTGAAAAATGATTTTACCGAGAagacttaatttattatgtaatttttaaacttaataactttataattattcattaaaattatacaaagaaatttaatggCTGTTCATTTTACATTCTTGCCTCCACTTCTGGAATTCTTAAACCTTGGTTGTTCAAATGTAGTTGGGAAAGTTGAGGATAAAAGAGCCTATCTGCTGGTCTGACCTAAGTCTAGACAATATTGGGGCTCAACATTTAGACTGCCATGAGACAAGCCGCGGACAGAGCGGTGTGGAAGCAGCTCGGATCAGCAGACCTTCAATAATGAAGAGCAAGAAGAAGAAGTTCAAAATGTTAATGTGACATTCataatttctataatatttttcgtcCACTGTAATCCTCATTACCCAGGAAAAGGTttgaaaatgaataaaatccacattaatttatatcatttattattttcttaaccagttatatttattccaatcgttttcctattttttttttaaatcattgtaTCTAAGAGATTCCGACTGTCAATCGCAGTTGACTG contains the following coding sequences:
- the LOC106720923 gene encoding uncharacterized protein LOC106720923 isoform X2; translated protein: MDNPLTPNKILRLLHYAEDKSFSLKKRLAQEDEEKRMDTQEGTTNKSSMHLESSSGILDLDKVEGFGEGGISIMSFNKSSAFNPGEMTGRSTGTDEVKVHKERKEPGKKPDAYDEYGRYSFALESLTSNLEKQTMEVNDIMRHSIASNYSFHSKKDMTAEEASFVLNHAPLPVQQSTQVNITADNLPENTTNMSVGGYFQDRCPEFKNIFQMTDSPIRSVRPSISEVSLSTPLNSISNESKKTYVVDQSLDCIPVRQSRAANNDAVKIKESTFSMARNFTVPEISDSSCSTDMSPAKNDLFKVPMSKVYDQEESSNIKQNLLQKRLLQSLNVEQFLKKSSPFQIPTEESGVSVDNDNENSLSISKIADYLGKQSNVSITGMMQLTNQKQAYKKEPLSELHMNLQNNTRANDRMSVTNLKGTEITSSTGKMSIVTSLESLKIREKKTVPTVVVTPSLNKTECSDTDSRKRISRSKSPSSKSPSTLSTVQENHNSFKSNDSPLQKSKEQWVEIRATAVKGYVGTSSDATITITTLTDSWLTIKLHFVDLPNNGKDLTIELPRQPLLLSPGKTEQLKLYITSNVEINTTLPFKVCLRDSSVDADIEQMGKLDVDFKMPTIQAISGDGMNKVIFPTVQENCSATKFFIIISDCPVDLQLDLSIIENNDVFTIKNVQEIRKSEVNKVLMERDIEEDKTGKSKGKHLNKQLCRLTSGNAIKVSVVFTAPKLTGMVCNESLTKFKGALNINLIGIKDVLNKVDLYGDVGSAKLQVDIPPHKLHISNEPKTIMLRNSGSMAGTWFIRIKHKSLNDYNVPFQTSLQRVEVRPGAEKELTITYKGSQDEFVEGTLYFEEAHTGNKMNIDLTGGSDKPKVFPIKTTYRTMSWVRTGRKELNLRNSTNKKIQLRCHIIGEGFTIDLPGVESRGTYCLSFGPNESRSLPVLFAPSSPAPHAAALHLVYDKSCDFSRKVQLFGVCSGSCVRWSGLVTYGDTALVRAVARQPLSLPLYNKYNVPAFICAHLRFNLQYRCCEESAVVEGAQCVVGARRRHTLQLRVDWARVERRARTQPAAALAALTVLAGPEITRRRILRIIRNKTTGELDTSLLPAHLRVLAQDIEGQEIVSDEALKDFEETISSLNELIESLQELSAQIDLPQDFADEHTILISDDTVLDHHTLCD
- the LOC106720923 gene encoding uncharacterized protein LOC106720923 isoform X1, with the translated sequence MDNPLTPNKILRLLHYAEDKSFSLKKRLAQEDEEKRMDTQEGTTNKSSMHLESSSGILDLDKVEGFGEGGISIMSFNKSSAFNPGEMTGRSTGTDEVKVHKERKEPGKKPDAYDEYGRYSFALESLTSNLEKQTMEVNDIMRHSIASNYSFHSKKDMTAEEASFVLNHAPLPVQQSTQVNITADNLPENTTNMSVGGYFQDRCPEFKNIFQMTDSPIRSVRPSISEVSLSTPLNSISNESKKTYVVDQSLDCIPVRQSRAANNDAVKIKESTFSMARNFTVPEISDSSCSTDMSPAKNDLFKVPMSKVYDQEESSNIKQNLLQKRLLQSLNVEQFLKKSSPFQIPTEESGVSVDNDNENSLSISKIADYLGKQSNVSITGMMQLTNQKQAYKKEPLSELHMNLQNNTRANDRMSVTNLKGTEITSSTGKMSIVTSLESLKIREKKTVPTVVVTPSLNKTECSDTDSRKRISRSKSPSSKSPSTLSTVQENHNSFKSNDSPLQKSKGEANLSHVASPNVQYKELDNSVDWREVLQHKSRMRDRLVKEQWVEIRATAVKGYVGTSSDATITITTLTDSWLTIKLHFVDLPNNGKDLTIELPRQPLLLSPGKTEQLKLYITSNVEINTTLPFKVCLRDSSVDADIEQMGKLDVDFKMPTIQAISGDGMNKVIFPTVQENCSATKFFIIISDCPVDLQLDLSIIENNDVFTIKNVQEIRKSEVNKVLMERDIEEDKTGKSKGKHLNKQLCRLTSGNAIKVSVVFTAPKLTGMVCNESLTKFKGALNINLIGIKDVLNKVDLYGDVGSAKLQVDIPPHKLHISNEPKTIMLRNSGSMAGTWFIRIKHKSLNDYNVPFQTSLQRVEVRPGAEKELTITYKGSQDEFVEGTLYFEEAHTGNKMNIDLTGGSDKPKVFPIKTTYRTMSWVRTGRKELNLRNSTNKKIQLRCHIIGEGFTIDLPGVESRGTYCLSFGPNESRSLPVLFAPSSPAPHAAALHLVYDKSCDFSRKVQLFGVCSGSCVRWSGLVTYGDTALVRAVARQPLSLPLYNKYNVPAFICAHLRFNLQYRCCEESAVVEGAQCVVGARRRHTLQLRVDWARVERRARTQPAAALAALTVLAGPEITRRRILRIIRNKTTGELDTSLLPAHLRVLAQDIEGQEIVSDEALKDFEETISSLNELIESLQELSAQIDLPQDFADEHTILISDDTVLDHHTLCD